The Mytilus galloprovincialis chromosome 3, xbMytGall1.hap1.1, whole genome shotgun sequence genomic interval aaagtaGGAAATTTAAGCCTTCACAATTTGATTTGCATTAAATGTGCTGCACGTAGAATTGTTCTAATTTTCCGAGTTTGTAAGGGTGATTTTTTTTGTCACTTGATTTATCACTACTATACGCGTACATCACATGATGTGAGGTGATTTGTACTACATGTTTTAAGGCTATGGTTCATATACACGCTTCCCACATTAGGTATGTTGGTAAGTCATTTCCTGTTCACCCCAGTCGTTAGAACAAAGCATTGCTCCGGTTCAAACCACGCATACTTATCACTTATGTAGAATTATATATTTGACAGTTTTATACTAAAGAATTTCTGATGTCATATGActtttgacattaatatcaattatcATGTGTAATTAATAACTTTGTTGACTTGCGTTTTTGTTGTTAAATAAATCTTCTATGAAAAcagaattgttttttaattttgtttactttCTCTGTACGAAAGCAAAATGGTAAGTCATAACTGATTTGTCCAATATCTGTTTTGGATAAATTTTGCATTGAAATCATGTAGAAATTCTACTGTGTATTTCCTGTGAGATAATATATATCTGTCTTTGTCCTTGGAATTTCTTATTGAAGAAAACATCTAGACAGCTATAAACGGTTTTCTGTTTTAAAGGAAacggaaaacaataaaaatagaaaaaaataacgtgtactcaaacaaaataatgtaagctcattttataaaatgttttaaaaatttattttgctacatatctgaaaaaaaaaagccACCATGATTTAACTTTTGGGagattgatattatattttaTCCTCTATCTTATTTCAGAAGACGGTATATTGTGTTTTACCTCTTTTATTGACTTTGATGGTAGTATCAGGGAGATGGTCCAGTAATAGTTATGTCGCAGTATGGCACGAGTGTAGACGTGAATGTATCAGTATAACTTTGATCTGTGAGTGGCCATGCCGTATTTACTCACAAACTAGAATGGACTTTAAGTATTGTGCACTGGAATGTAAACTTGACAGACTGGTTTGTATGGATGAGTGTGGTCGTTATGTCAGGAGATCACCCGTGCGGCGTAGAAACACGAGGAACTTTCAGTCAAATCGTAGAAAAAACTACGCCACAGAAAACGAAGAAAAGGAAGAGTCCTCGCCAAAGTTTAATTTATACCAATATCTACTTTCAAGCTTggaatcataaaaatatatacagatacaAACTACTAATGCATGTTTCATTTTGGTGTTTGAAGTTGCGTATTGTGAAAGTAAGTCTTAAAATATGACATTCTCAATTACTCTGAACAATTGTGAAATTTGAACTTTACTTCCTAGTCTATTATAGTGAAAATCTTTGTAAAAGGATGATACATTTCGTTTGTATTTTGATTTGTGTCCATAAGCTAAATAATGGTCtcataaaaacaaatactttaattACTTGTTACTTGTGTCTCATCcgtttttttagtttctgaataatgaaataggttagggacgacatcaaaagttcaatgaaggataaaaaacttaattcaaatagttttttcactgacccccctacccccctattaacttaatttgggaaaaattgattgacccatatggatatatgtaaaaatcaatgtcggataaccaaatcttgcagcagttcaaccccccacccccaaactatttgaattaagttttttatcttacattgatcttttgatgtcgtcccttagatagatagatagttctTTATTCTAGCCGAATATATCTGTTCCTACACCAAAACGTTGCGTGTTTGACGAGCAACAGATACCAATATCTAAGTCTGTAATTTGATTCATAGGAAATTGAATTCACGACCTCAAACTTCTGGGACAAGCGAAACTGTAGTAGATAGAAAATGTTATCAGCaaagtaatttatataaaaattgtacatgtatatacatttatgcGTTGCTGCAATCTAAAtaaaatacacatacatgtatggaGTATAACGAAATTAAAATTCTAAGATTAGACTAAAACGAAATcagagttatatatatatggggCTCTATATGGAAGATAAAGAGAATCTCCACGCCAACAGAAAAATCAAGTTTAAAGTACTGGTATATAAATAGGTCAGTTAATTTTTAAGCACAAGTGAAAAGAACAAATGCAACTCctaataagtatatatataaaaaaaaaatgctttaaagGAGGGGAAAGGTTCAGACTGCTTTCGGTTGATCGTAAGTATGCACACAATTAAAAGGTTACACGATGAGtaattttcgtatttttcaaTACGTAATTGTTTTAATCCAAAAAAATGCTGACATCAATTGAGATTTGGTCAGTACATTCTTCAAGTAAGATATTGAGAAGTTTAGTCTGATCTTCAGTCAGTACAAGTCCAGCTGATTTCAAGCAGGATAAAAACACAGgaatttctactttctttttcTCGTCACATTTTCCTTCTAAGAACTCGTGCACCTCTACGTTGTTCTTGATACAGTAGTTATATACCAGATCTAAAATGTTTGAAGGGTTGACAGTTTCTTTTGGAACATCAAAATACAGAGCATCGTCCTCAGATCTCATCCTCTTCTTGATAATAAACTTTGACAAGATTGACCCATGTATAACTTTGACGGGTCGTAATTTATCCAGTTCTTTCGTCATATTCAAGAATTCTTTGTCAACTTCAACACCACTTAAGTCAAGTTCTTCAACGATCGAATTAGCAGAGCTGATCCCTTGTAATATAGCCTTTGCACCCTCAACACCAAATCTGTTATGTCctattttgaatgtttttaacACATCATTAACCTCTAAAGCCTTTCCAATTACCAATGCCCCAGGATCTGATATTCTATTATAACTTACGTCCAGAATTAAAAGTGTGTGATGTTTCTTAATAATGTCAGAAATAGCAAACGCAACATCATCATCAAAGCCATTCATTGATAAGTTAACTTTTCGAAGGCCCATGTTTTCCGAGATTCCCTCACATAGCCTTATTGCACTGGTACGTCTAAAATGATTCCAACTTAAATTCAAATTGTCAATAGTCTCGTTTTCTGAAACGGCTGGTCCGATGATACTACCGGCTTTTTCGGAAAATTCGTTGTGACTTAAGTTTAAATGTCTGATACGGTTATTTTCGTTTATTGCGTCCGCCATAAATTTAGCATCATGGTCTGAAATTTCATTTCCGgacaaatttatattttgaattacaGTGTTTTGCATTAGCATGTTGCAGACAGATTCTATACCTCTGCTTCCTAGACGATTATCGGACAAGTCAACATCGGAAATGTAACAATTCTCTAATAACATCGAAGCAATTGCGTCACCGCCTTCAGCTTCCAACCAATTATCATGAAGATCTAGGATGAGGGTTGATGTATTGCTCTGCATAGGCAAGGCTATTGCTTTTGCGCCTAGTTTTCCTAGACCATGATGCCTCAATTTCAATTCTTTATCATTCAAATGCCGTAAGAAATAAGAACAGGGTACAACACCCAAATGTTTGCATGCGCACATATAAATTCCTCGCATATCTGAATCAAACTCTGacttttcttcttcaatttctaAGTCCGTATCAGGATCCTGGTCTTCTTTTTTCTTAACTTCCCTTTCTCCTTCAGTCTCTTCATCTTCACTGTCATCGTTTTCATCTACACTGTCCTCGTTTTCGTCTACAATATCCTCGTTTTCATCTTCGTTTTCTTGTTCACCAGTATGCCCTTCATTTTCTTGATCTGTGATGCTTTTTAATTCTTCTAAACCATGATGCACATCTGTTACGCTTTCCTCTTCCAAAATTGGCATCATTTGATTTGCCTCATCGCTGCTAGTAGTCGCCATGTTGTTGAATTTTGATAAACTGATTGCCCAAAAATCTGTCTTGCAGAAACAATGGTGTTTAAAAACGTTGTGAGTCTATTTAGTTGCTAGGTGAGATTTGACGTCTGTGGCGTCATAATGCGTAGCTCCTTGTAGCTCCTTGTAGCTTTTCTTAATTTGTTCTAAATTGCATACAATTTCTTTGGTCAGTTGACCGTCTATGATTTCACTTTTGTATACgctctcctgttttttttttagacagaTTATTAATTATCATCCTGATTGACCAAAGATGATTCTTTTTTTGTTCTTAACACAGCagaacatatttttaaataaacgtTTCCACCTtccaaaattaattttaaactatTAAATTAACTGCATTTTGTCTTAGTTTTTCGCCATTTAAGAGCAAAGCACCTTTTCGTCGCTggttttaattttgtgtttttgtcatcTACTGGTCGATGATTTAACGAAGAGACTGAGCCCTTTGAACAAGCATATTAACATCGCAGTATTTGTATACATATGTGCATTTGCCCATCTGGAGCATCGTTATAAAGTTGTCGTATGTTATATCTTACTGTTTTTCGTTATTTGGATAATTGGAATAATGATAGATCTATAATTATTTTGGTTAATTTATCGAAACAATTACTAGAACCTATACGATTTAAAGCATGAACCCGGAATATTCTACAGAAGATTACTATTTATTGTTAAAGAATGTATGATGACCTATAGAGACCTGTGTCTTCTGATTATATTTTGTTGGATGCATATATAGACGTTTGCTCAACATTTCTTATTATTCATACATACAAAACTCGAGATtcgaaaatcattaaaaaagaaCCTGAGCAGGGAGGGGCGGGCGGATCGAGATAAACAAAACTGAGGAGTGAGTGTTAACTAGCTTCCACTTTTAAATTTAGATAAACCATTCGCCAAATAATTATATTGAACTTTGACAAGAGTGACCCATGTATACCTTTGACGGGTCGTATCTTGTACAGTTCTTTCACCATGCCAAATAATAAGCATACCAAGAGAAACAGAAGCAAGATAGACATTTAGTGTAGTGCAATTTATGGGATGGTAAACAAGATAATAGATTGCAGATGTCGTTAAACTACACATGAttataaaacaagagtgcacacgctgaaatgtctcgtcttctttactaatcattgattttatgttgatagtcctaaatataaagctttactacaactatcacataagctattcatgatccaagaaaatgtgACAAGTTTCACACAtaacaaatatagttatcctattactcataaaaagagagaaattaacattaccaTAAATAAGTAGTCACttaaccataaaaatgaggtcaaggacaatcgACCTGTGGCAGACGGTAACATCGTAACAccaggcatctatatacaaagtatgaagcattcaggtcttccaccttttaaaatattaagcttttatgAAGTTAGCTAACACCACCGCCGCTGCTGGATCActttccctatgtcgagctttctgtgacataagtcgcaggctcgacaaaaactgttAACACATACACGTTGACAGGCCTGACAATTTGTTTGTGGATATTGATTTGCTGATCATTTGTGAAGAGTTGGCTAACAATTTGAGTATCatatgtagacttatttgtaaatcttgtcTTGTTAATCATTTTTGCTAAttaaagtttctatctatctaaTTGAATAGAGTAgagtattttttattttccaaatgaaAGGGTCCATAAAGGGCATATAATCAGTTACAATTGATTAATAtcataagttatatggttcgctactgacccactacagatccatagagggttagtaaaattcatagggTGCGAGGCCGAAGGTGAAACTATCACATGTTTACCTTGAAAAAAGTCGTAGCCTGTAACACCGTAGTCGTCATGGTAATAGTTTTAGGCttggaaaacaaatgaacaaacgGCTATACAATCTTAAGAAATTAACCATTTTAGATTCCACACAGTATCTTATCCTATATAAATTGCTCTGCCGGGCGCAGCTGATTAACCATTTTAGATTCCACACAGTATCTTATCCTATATAAATTGCTCTGCCgggcgcagctggatacgaccgcagaggtctaaccctaaacagttggggcaaacATGGACACAATATTCGTGCTTATAAAGGtgtgaatttggattgtaattaaatatttgacacataataggtttcttagattaactgtagtcaaagaacttagaattggttatatgatttgaatttatattcattttttttgcttttgtgtaaCACACTGCGCCTGTGCCAATTGATCCctctcaaaaaaacaaaaaaaaaaacaaaaaaaataacccaaatatttttgcttttgtgcaatacactatgctgttgcatatTCAACcccaacccccctttttttggcaaaaaaaaaataatttgtgaagaaattttgtttaattctgaaaaattgccccccccccttttttccctgaATATATCATTTCCCTCAagatatggtcataatctcaattcaaatttcataTGGAGTTTGCAACCACAATTACCCatttaatacatcataaaagtcataaatagaggatttaaaagcagtgtaagggaggtaatccaacatttttacaacattgtacaatttatttttttattatatccctttctctgcttttaaattgtccattaaccagaaA includes:
- the LOC143066983 gene encoding uncharacterized protein LOC143066983 — its product is MATTSSDEANQMMPILEEESVTDVHHGLEELKSITDQENEGHTGEQENEDENEDIVDENEDSVDENDDSEDEETEGEREVKKKEDQDPDTDLEIEEEKSEFDSDMRGIYMCACKHLGVVPCSYFLRHLNDKELKLRHHGLGKLGAKAIALPMQSNTSTLILDLHDNWLEAEGGDAIASMLLENCYISDVDLSDNRLGSRGIESVCNMLMQNTVIQNINLSGNEISDHDAKFMADAINENNRIRHLNLSHNEFSEKAGSIIGPAVSENETIDNLNLSWNHFRRTSAIRLCEGISENMGLRKVNLSMNGFDDDVAFAISDIIKKHHTLLILDVSYNRISDPGALVIGKALEVNDVLKTFKIGHNRFGVEGAKAILQGISSANSIVEELDLSGVEVDKEFLNMTKELDKLRPVKVIHGSILSKFIIKKRMRSEDDALYFDVPKETVNPSNILDLVYNYCIKNNVEVHEFLEGKCDEKKKVEIPVFLSCLKSAGLVLTEDQTKLLNILLEECTDQISIDVSIFLD